From a single Micromonospora pallida genomic region:
- a CDS encoding acyl-CoA thioesterase has product MTEHPTTPPGKPTSYSRVTLSRIMTAVDVNLYGTVHGGVLMKFVDDVAGAAAARHSGGTAVTAAIDEIVFSEPVRVGDLVHAHAHAQVNWSGHSSMEVGVRVVAERWDSAEDEPVPVATAYLVFVAVDVGGAPRPVRPVLPETPEDERRFREAEIRRAHRLARRRAIQAHRAA; this is encoded by the coding sequence ATGACCGAGCACCCCACCACACCCCCGGGCAAGCCGACCTCCTACTCCCGGGTCACCCTGAGTCGGATCATGACGGCGGTCGACGTCAATCTGTACGGGACCGTGCACGGTGGGGTGCTGATGAAGTTCGTCGACGACGTGGCCGGGGCGGCGGCGGCCCGGCACAGCGGCGGCACGGCGGTCACCGCCGCGATCGACGAGATCGTCTTCTCCGAACCGGTCCGGGTGGGTGACCTGGTGCACGCCCACGCCCACGCCCAGGTCAACTGGTCCGGACACAGCTCGATGGAGGTCGGCGTCCGGGTGGTCGCCGAACGGTGGGACTCGGCCGAGGACGAGCCGGTGCCGGTCGCCACCGCGTACCTGGTCTTCGTCGCGGTCGACGTGGGCGGCGCACCGCGTCCGGTCCGACCGGTGCTGCCGGAGACCCCGGAGGACGAGCGCCGGTTCCGGGAGGCCGAGATCCGCCGGGCACACCGGCTGGCCCGCCGCCGCGCCATCCAGGCCCACCGCGCCGCCTGA
- a CDS encoding TIGR03089 family protein, translating into MADDIPRVFADAIAADPTRPLLTWYDDATGERTELSGATLANWVAKTANLLVDDVAAGPGSAAGVLLPPHWQTAAVLLGCWSAGLTVAEEPGSVDVLFAAADRVPEADAWSAGERYALALAPFALPLREVPAGFADYVVEVRVHGDHFSPYAGGGAELVARAARRADTLGLAPGDRVLVDAARHPDPLDWLLAPLSVGASVVLCGNLDPARVDSRTTSEKVTRSLA; encoded by the coding sequence ATGGCCGACGACATACCCCGGGTCTTCGCCGACGCGATCGCGGCCGACCCGACCCGCCCCCTGCTGACCTGGTACGACGACGCCACCGGGGAGCGCACCGAGCTCTCCGGTGCGACGCTGGCGAACTGGGTGGCGAAGACCGCCAACCTGCTCGTCGACGACGTGGCCGCCGGTCCCGGCAGCGCTGCCGGCGTGTTGCTCCCCCCGCACTGGCAGACCGCCGCCGTACTGCTCGGCTGCTGGTCGGCGGGATTGACGGTGGCCGAGGAGCCGGGGTCGGTGGACGTGCTGTTCGCCGCCGCCGACCGGGTACCCGAGGCGGACGCCTGGTCGGCCGGGGAACGCTACGCGCTGGCGCTCGCCCCATTCGCCCTCCCGCTGCGCGAGGTGCCGGCCGGCTTCGCCGACTACGTGGTCGAGGTCCGCGTGCACGGCGACCACTTCTCCCCGTACGCCGGGGGTGGTGCGGAGCTGGTGGCCCGCGCGGCGCGGCGCGCTGACACGCTCGGCCTCGCCCCCGGGGATCGCGTGCTGGTCGACGCGGCCCGGCACCCGGATCCGCTGGACTGGCTGCTCGCCCCGCTGAGCGTCGGCGCGAGCGTCGTCCTCTGCGGCAACCTCGACCCGGCCCGCGTCGATTCCCGCACCACGTCGGAGAAGGTCACCCGCTCCCTGGCCTGA
- a CDS encoding acetoacetate--CoA ligase, with protein sequence MPEVLWTPPADVLERSRIGDFLRWLKAERGLEFADYDALWRWSVTDLSAFWGSIWDYFQVIAHTPASEVLAEATMPGARWFPGATLNYAEHVLRMPDLADDDPVVIAHGQTRAPETLTAADLREQVRRVAAGLRRLGVGSGDRVAAYAPNIPETFVLMLATTSLGAVFSSCAPEFGTRSVTDRWQQIEPTVLVAVDGYRYGDKPVDRRAEVAAIRAALPSLRHTVAIPYLDPANPDGHDSASAPLGGAPDRMKAAQDGVIGWADLAAETDEPLTFTPVPFDHPLYVLYSSGTTGLPKPIVHGHGGILLEHLKMLTLHHDLGAGDRFFWFTTTGWMMWNFLVSGPAVGAAIVLFDGNPGHPDLGTVWRLAEETGMTYLGTSPPFLLACRKAGLVPKEIADLSALRGLGSTGAPLPPEGFTWVYEAVGDRLQLQSLSGGTDVCTGFVGGVPLLPVYAGEIACRALGTKVEARSADGTPVVGELGELVITAPMPSMPVGFWNDPDGKRYREAYFDFYPGVWRHGDWITVNSRGGCVITGRSDATLNRGGVRLGTAEFYSVVEGLDEVVDSVVVHLEDAEGGAGELLLFVVLAEGLELDDELRKRIARELRTTLSPRHVPDEIHQVRAVPRTLSAKKLEVPVKKILTGTPVDSAAAKGALANPESLTAFAAFAERRATVG encoded by the coding sequence TTGCCTGAGGTGCTCTGGACGCCGCCGGCGGACGTGCTTGAGCGGTCGCGAATCGGCGACTTCCTGCGCTGGCTGAAGGCCGAGCGGGGGCTGGAGTTCGCCGACTACGACGCGCTGTGGCGCTGGTCGGTCACCGACCTGTCCGCGTTCTGGGGATCGATCTGGGACTACTTCCAGGTCATCGCGCACACCCCGGCCAGCGAGGTGCTGGCGGAGGCCACCATGCCCGGCGCGCGCTGGTTCCCCGGCGCCACCCTGAACTACGCCGAGCACGTGCTGCGGATGCCCGACCTGGCCGACGACGACCCGGTGGTGATCGCGCACGGGCAGACCCGCGCACCGGAGACGCTGACCGCCGCCGACCTGCGCGAGCAGGTCCGCCGGGTGGCCGCCGGGCTGCGCCGGCTCGGCGTCGGCAGCGGCGACCGGGTGGCCGCGTACGCCCCGAACATCCCCGAGACGTTCGTGCTGATGCTCGCCACCACCAGCCTCGGCGCGGTCTTCTCCTCCTGCGCCCCCGAGTTCGGCACCCGCAGCGTCACCGACCGCTGGCAGCAGATCGAGCCGACGGTGCTGGTCGCCGTGGACGGCTACCGGTACGGCGACAAGCCCGTCGACCGGCGGGCCGAGGTGGCCGCCATCCGGGCCGCCCTGCCGTCGCTGCGGCACACCGTCGCGATTCCGTACCTCGATCCGGCCAACCCTGACGGCCATGATTCGGCCTCCGCCCCGCTGGGCGGCGCTCCGGACCGAATGAAGGCCGCGCAAGACGGGGTGATTGGCTGGGCCGACCTGGCCGCGGAGACCGACGAGCCGCTGACCTTCACTCCGGTGCCCTTCGACCACCCGCTCTACGTGCTCTACTCCTCCGGCACCACCGGCCTGCCCAAGCCGATCGTGCACGGCCACGGCGGCATCCTGCTGGAACACCTGAAGATGCTCACCCTGCACCACGACCTCGGTGCGGGGGACCGGTTCTTCTGGTTCACCACCACCGGCTGGATGATGTGGAACTTCCTCGTCTCCGGGCCGGCGGTCGGCGCGGCGATCGTGCTCTTCGACGGCAACCCCGGCCACCCCGACCTCGGCACGGTGTGGCGGCTGGCCGAGGAGACCGGGATGACCTACCTCGGCACCTCCCCGCCGTTCCTGCTGGCCTGCCGTAAGGCCGGCCTGGTGCCGAAGGAGATCGCCGACCTCTCCGCGCTGCGCGGCCTCGGCTCCACCGGCGCGCCGCTGCCGCCCGAGGGCTTCACCTGGGTGTACGAGGCCGTCGGTGACCGCCTCCAGCTCCAGTCGCTCTCCGGCGGCACGGACGTCTGTACCGGCTTCGTCGGCGGCGTGCCGCTGCTACCGGTGTACGCCGGGGAGATTGCCTGCCGGGCGCTGGGCACGAAGGTCGAGGCGCGCTCGGCCGACGGCACCCCGGTCGTCGGCGAGCTGGGTGAACTGGTCATCACCGCCCCGATGCCGAGCATGCCGGTCGGGTTCTGGAACGACCCGGACGGCAAGCGCTACCGGGAGGCGTACTTCGACTTCTACCCGGGCGTGTGGCGGCACGGCGACTGGATCACCGTCAACTCCCGGGGCGGCTGCGTGATCACCGGCCGCTCGGACGCCACCCTCAACCGGGGCGGCGTCCGGCTCGGCACCGCCGAGTTCTACTCCGTGGTCGAGGGGCTGGACGAGGTCGTCGACTCGGTGGTGGTGCACCTGGAGGACGCCGAGGGTGGCGCGGGCGAACTGCTGCTCTTCGTGGTGCTCGCCGAGGGGCTGGAGTTGGACGACGAACTGCGGAAGAGGATCGCCCGGGAACTGCGTACCACGCTCTCGCCCCGGCACGTGCCCGACGAGATCCACCAGGTGCGGGCGGTGCCGCGTACCCTCTCGGCCAAGAAGCTGGAGGTACCGGTGAAGAAGATCCTCACCGGTACGCCGGTGGACTCGGCCGCTGCCAAGGGGGCGCTGGCCAACCCGGAGTCGCTGACCGCGTTCGCAGCCTTCGCCGAACGCCGCGCCACCGTCGGCTGA
- a CDS encoding RNA-guided endonuclease InsQ/TnpB family protein, with the protein MGRAVKRAYKYRFYPTPEQASLLNRTFGCVRKVYNLALAARTEAWQQRRERITYNATSGMLTAWKKTEKFAFLNEVSSVPLQQTLRHLQGGFVAFWDKRARYPRFKSKRGSRASAEFTSSAFRYRDHRLTLAKMAEPLDIVWSRPLPDGATPSTVTVSRDSAGRWFVSLLCIDTITPAPATNTAVGIDAGLDSLITLSTGQKITNPRHERADRTRLARAQRELARKEKDSANQAKARLTVARIHARIADRRRDHLHKLTTRLVRDTQTLVIEDLTVRNMLKNHRLARAISDASWRQFRELLTYKCAWYGRDLVVINRWYPSSKTCSACGAVAETMPLSVRTWTCRCGTTHDRDVNAARNILAAGLAVTACGADVRPQRDTSRTGQSAVKQETPRATKGIPRL; encoded by the coding sequence GTGGGCAGGGCGGTGAAGCGGGCGTACAAGTACCGCTTCTACCCGACCCCCGAGCAGGCCAGCCTGCTGAACCGGACATTCGGGTGTGTCCGCAAGGTCTACAACCTGGCCCTGGCCGCCCGCACCGAGGCGTGGCAGCAGCGGCGGGAACGCATCACCTACAACGCCACCAGCGGGATGCTCACCGCCTGGAAGAAGACCGAGAAGTTCGCGTTCCTCAACGAGGTGTCGTCGGTGCCGTTGCAACAGACCCTGCGGCACCTGCAGGGCGGTTTCGTCGCGTTCTGGGACAAGCGGGCCCGCTATCCGCGTTTCAAGTCCAAGCGTGGGTCGCGGGCGTCGGCGGAGTTCACCTCCAGCGCGTTCCGCTACCGCGACCACCGGCTCACCCTCGCGAAAATGGCCGAGCCGTTGGACATCGTCTGGTCCCGGCCACTGCCCGACGGTGCGACCCCATCCACCGTGACCGTGTCCCGCGACAGCGCCGGGCGGTGGTTCGTGTCCCTGCTCTGCATCGACACCATCACCCCCGCACCCGCCACCAACACGGCGGTCGGTATCGACGCCGGCCTGGACTCCCTGATCACCCTGTCCACGGGGCAGAAGATCACCAACCCCCGCCACGAACGCGCCGACCGCACCCGCCTCGCCCGCGCCCAACGGGAACTGGCCCGCAAGGAGAAGGACTCGGCAAACCAGGCCAAGGCCCGACTCACGGTCGCCCGCATCCATGCCCGCATCGCCGACCGGCGACGCGACCACCTGCACAAGCTGACCACTCGACTCGTGCGCGACACCCAAACGCTCGTGATCGAGGACCTCACCGTCCGCAACATGCTCAAAAACCACCGCCTGGCGCGCGCCATCTCCGACGCGTCCTGGCGACAGTTCCGCGAACTCCTGACGTACAAGTGCGCCTGGTACGGCCGGGACCTGGTCGTGATCAACCGTTGGTACCCCTCGTCGAAGACCTGCTCCGCGTGCGGAGCCGTCGCGGAGACCATGCCGCTGAGCGTGCGGACGTGGACGTGCCGCTGCGGCACGACCCACGACCGGGACGTGAACGCGGCACGTAACATCCTGGCCGCCGGGCTGGCGGTGACGGCCTGTGGAGCCGATGTAAGACCTCAACGGGACACCTCCCGGACGGGGCAGTCGGCAGTGAAGCAGGAAACCCCGAGGGCGACCAAGGGAATCCCCCGCCTTTAG
- a CDS encoding mannose-1-phosphate guanylyltransferase — protein MLYAVIPAGGSGTRLWPLSRAGHPKFLHPLTGSTRSLLQATVDRLAPLTTAERTLVVTGAAHVAAVARQLTGLPEENILVEPSPRDSCAAIALAAAVIAERDPDAVMGSFAADHLIGQPDRWADTVREAVRGAERGLLMTVGITPTRAETGYGYLETGDPVDGGPLRPVAEFKEKPEAPVAEAYLRSGRHLWNASMFVWRVDVFLSELARQQPALHAGITAIAAAWGTPEQDDVLGTVWPTLPKISVDYAVMEGAATAGRVATVPGDFGWNDVGDFHTLGEVLPTDGRGNMVLGGDAKPGVLLHDTDDLVVVAQSGRLVAVLGVRDLIVVDTPDAVLVCPRDRAQDVKKLVDELKERGEEGLV, from the coding sequence ATGCTCTACGCCGTCATCCCGGCGGGAGGTAGCGGCACAAGGTTGTGGCCGCTGTCCCGCGCCGGACATCCCAAGTTTCTCCACCCGCTCACCGGCTCCACCCGGTCGCTGCTCCAGGCCACCGTGGACCGGCTCGCGCCGCTCACCACAGCCGAGCGGACCCTCGTGGTCACCGGGGCGGCGCACGTCGCGGCGGTGGCCCGGCAGCTCACCGGCCTGCCGGAGGAGAACATCCTGGTGGAGCCCTCGCCCCGGGACTCGTGTGCGGCCATCGCGCTCGCCGCCGCCGTGATCGCGGAACGCGACCCGGACGCGGTGATGGGGTCGTTCGCGGCCGACCACCTGATCGGGCAGCCGGACCGCTGGGCGGACACGGTCCGCGAGGCGGTCCGGGGCGCCGAGCGCGGTCTGCTGATGACGGTCGGGATCACCCCCACCCGGGCGGAGACCGGCTACGGCTACCTGGAGACCGGCGACCCGGTCGACGGTGGGCCGCTGCGTCCGGTCGCCGAGTTCAAGGAGAAGCCGGAGGCCCCGGTGGCCGAGGCGTACCTGCGCTCCGGCCGGCACCTGTGGAACGCGAGCATGTTCGTCTGGCGGGTGGACGTCTTCCTCAGCGAACTGGCCCGACAGCAGCCGGCGCTGCACGCCGGGATCACCGCCATCGCCGCCGCCTGGGGCACCCCGGAGCAGGACGACGTGCTCGGCACGGTCTGGCCGACCCTGCCGAAGATCTCGGTGGACTACGCGGTGATGGAGGGCGCGGCGACCGCAGGCCGGGTCGCCACCGTTCCCGGCGACTTCGGGTGGAACGACGTCGGCGACTTCCACACCCTCGGCGAGGTGCTCCCCACCGACGGGCGCGGCAACATGGTGCTCGGTGGCGACGCCAAGCCCGGCGTGCTGCTGCACGACACCGACGACCTGGTGGTGGTCGCCCAGTCCGGCCGGCTGGTCGCCGTGCTCGGCGTCCGGGACCTGATCGTGGTGGACACCCCGGACGCGGTGCTGGTCTGCCCCCGCGACCGGGCCCAGGACGTCAAGAAGCTCGTCGACGAACTCAAGGAGCGGGGCGAAGAAGGCCTCGTCTGA
- a CDS encoding glycosyltransferase family 4 protein, producing MTAGRPPRVLIDATSVPADRGGVGRYVDGLLGALGKVTGSGIDLAVVSLRTDQERYARMLPGAEVIPAPAAVAHRPARLAWEQTGLPLLAQQVGAQVLHSPFYTCPLRAGCPVTVTLHDATFFTEPEHYDKSRRTFFRSAIKTSLRRASRVIVPSKATRDELIRLLDADPTRIDVAYHGVDHAAFHAPSDEEKARVRARLGLGSSSYVAFLGAKEPRKNVPNLIRGWARAVADRTDPPALVVAGGQGHDDDIDRAVAEVPAHLRLLRPGYLRYADLPGFLGGALVAAYPSYGEGFGLPILEAMACAAPVLTTPRLSLPEVGGDAVAYTSEDADQIATDLAALLDDEARRLALAKAGFDRAKEFAWESSAEVHIAAWSRVRA from the coding sequence GTGACCGCCGGTCGCCCGCCCCGCGTGCTCATCGACGCCACGAGCGTCCCCGCTGACCGTGGGGGCGTCGGTAGATACGTCGATGGCCTGCTCGGTGCCCTCGGCAAGGTCACCGGCTCGGGCATCGACCTGGCCGTGGTGAGCCTCCGCACCGACCAGGAACGTTACGCCCGGATGCTGCCCGGTGCCGAGGTCATCCCCGCCCCGGCCGCCGTGGCCCACCGGCCGGCCCGGCTCGCCTGGGAGCAGACCGGCCTGCCGCTGCTGGCCCAGCAGGTCGGCGCGCAGGTGCTGCACTCGCCGTTCTACACCTGCCCACTGCGGGCCGGTTGCCCGGTCACGGTGACCCTGCACGACGCCACGTTCTTCACCGAGCCGGAGCACTACGACAAATCCCGCCGCACCTTCTTCCGCAGTGCGATCAAGACGTCGCTGCGCCGCGCCAGCCGGGTGATCGTGCCGAGCAAGGCCACCCGCGACGAGCTGATCCGCCTCCTCGACGCCGATCCGACCCGGATCGACGTGGCGTACCACGGTGTCGACCACGCGGCCTTCCACGCCCCGAGCGACGAGGAGAAGGCCCGGGTGCGGGCCCGGCTCGGGCTCGGCTCCAGCAGCTACGTCGCCTTCCTCGGGGCGAAGGAGCCGCGTAAGAACGTCCCCAACCTGATCCGGGGCTGGGCCCGCGCGGTGGCCGACCGGACCGACCCGCCGGCCCTGGTGGTGGCCGGTGGCCAGGGGCACGACGACGACATCGACCGCGCCGTGGCCGAGGTCCCCGCGCACCTGCGCCTGCTCCGTCCCGGCTACCTGCGCTACGCCGACCTGCCCGGCTTCCTCGGTGGGGCGCTGGTCGCCGCCTACCCGTCGTACGGTGAGGGCTTCGGGCTGCCGATCCTGGAGGCGATGGCCTGCGCCGCCCCGGTGCTGACCACGCCCCGGCTCTCCCTGCCCGAGGTCGGCGGCGACGCGGTCGCCTACACCAGCGAGGACGCGGACCAGATCGCCACCGACCTGGCCGCGCTGCTGGACGACGAGGCCCGCCGGCTGGCGCTGGCCAAGGCCGGCTTCGACCGGGCCAAGGAGTTCGCCTGGGAGTCCAGCGCCGAGGTGCACATCGCCGCGTGGAGCCGGGTCCGGGCCTGA
- a CDS encoding ArsR/SmtB family transcription factor, with protein sequence MLTIHFSREDVLRTRVARSADPLWELVLSLHLLQQRHADPLVNGWRRAVTARLRQDQDAERLRLLLSLNPPKGYFPDFLTPYQSVDGFEAGLDAVRTTSPELLRRDLIMLAGGRELPAPAAALARGEPEALHHLTDSLQRYRSLALCPYWGRIQAAVEADRTRRARAMLDGGAEGLLESLRPAMRWDSGVLTVPDYPTSRALHLDGRGLLLVPSFFCARTPVALLDPTRPPVLVYPVERLGALVPAAGPAGDDDRSTLTALLGRTRAAVLAASDDGLTTGEVARRLAVSPAAVSQHTTVLRNAGLLVSHRDRNTVLHTLTPLGRALLDG encoded by the coding sequence ATGCTGACAATCCACTTCTCCCGCGAGGACGTCCTCCGTACCCGGGTGGCGCGCTCGGCGGACCCGCTGTGGGAACTGGTCCTCAGCCTGCACCTGTTGCAGCAGCGGCACGCCGATCCGCTGGTCAACGGCTGGCGGCGGGCCGTCACCGCCCGGCTGCGCCAGGATCAGGACGCCGAACGGCTGCGGCTGCTGCTCAGCCTGAACCCGCCGAAGGGCTACTTTCCCGACTTCCTCACGCCGTACCAGAGTGTGGACGGGTTCGAGGCCGGGCTGGACGCCGTCCGCACCACCTCGCCGGAGCTGCTCCGGCGGGACCTGATCATGCTGGCGGGCGGCCGGGAACTGCCCGCCCCGGCGGCCGCGCTGGCCCGCGGGGAACCGGAGGCGCTGCACCACCTCACCGACTCGTTGCAGCGGTACCGGTCGTTGGCGCTGTGCCCGTACTGGGGTCGGATCCAGGCCGCGGTGGAGGCCGACCGTACCCGCCGGGCCCGGGCCATGCTCGACGGCGGTGCGGAGGGGCTGCTGGAGAGCCTGCGCCCGGCGATGCGCTGGGACTCCGGCGTGCTGACGGTCCCCGACTACCCGACCAGCCGGGCACTGCACCTCGACGGCCGGGGACTGCTGCTGGTGCCGTCCTTCTTCTGCGCCCGTACCCCGGTCGCCCTGCTCGACCCGACCAGACCGCCGGTGCTGGTCTATCCGGTGGAGCGGCTCGGCGCGCTGGTCCCGGCCGCCGGTCCGGCCGGTGACGACGACCGGTCCACGCTCACCGCGCTGCTCGGCCGGACCAGGGCGGCGGTGCTGGCGGCCAGCGACGACGGTTTGACCACCGGTGAGGTGGCCCGCCGCTTGGCGGTCTCCCCGGCCGCGGTCAGCCAGCACACCACCGTGCTCCGCAACGCCGGTCTGCTGGTCAGCCACCGGGACCGCAACACCGTCCTGCACACGCTGACTCCACTCGGCCGCGCCCTCCTCGACGGCTGA
- a CDS encoding NUDIX hydrolase gives MHADTTTFAESVVALHADTVAVLAGWEPTSTAAAEARDRTLALLAAGPVAMTRAHRPGHVTASVLIGDATGERLLFCLHGKFGQWVQLGGHCEPTDRTLAGAALREATEESGIAGLRIDPVPIDVDIHPVPCQGGSFHHDVRFAVVAPAGAVEQVSDESEALGWFPPDRLPTPRLDGVDQLLAPGLARLRRGLLRPAP, from the coding sequence CTGCATGCCGACACCACCACGTTCGCCGAGAGCGTCGTGGCACTGCACGCCGACACCGTCGCCGTGCTGGCCGGCTGGGAACCGACCAGCACCGCCGCCGCCGAGGCCCGCGACCGTACGCTGGCGCTGCTCGCCGCCGGGCCGGTGGCGATGACCCGGGCGCACCGCCCCGGCCACGTGACCGCGAGCGTGCTGATCGGCGATGCCACCGGCGAACGGCTGCTGTTCTGCCTGCACGGCAAGTTCGGGCAGTGGGTGCAGCTCGGCGGGCACTGCGAGCCGACCGACCGGACGCTGGCCGGCGCCGCCCTGCGCGAGGCCACCGAGGAGTCCGGTATCGCCGGCCTGCGGATCGACCCGGTGCCGATCGACGTGGACATCCATCCGGTGCCCTGCCAGGGCGGCTCGTTCCACCACGACGTCCGGTTCGCGGTCGTCGCCCCGGCTGGCGCGGTGGAGCAGGTCAGCGACGAGTCCGAGGCGCTGGGCTGGTTCCCGCCGGACCGGTTGCCCACGCCCCGGCTCGACGGGGTCGACCAGCTCCTCGCGCCGGGGCTGGCCAGGCTCAGACGAGGCCTTCTTCGCCCCGCTCCTTGA
- a CDS encoding DivIVA domain-containing protein, whose protein sequence is MGIFFRRRSENVGRHHRPSRQPPARGGLYRSASCAPLRPNQVRGRSFGTTRFGRRGFDPAEVGDFLDRVAGDLTSLYAALEQVREENHRIKEALRQWQTRQASRAQNHAGR, encoded by the coding sequence ATGGGAATCTTCTTCCGGCGGCGATCGGAGAACGTCGGTCGTCATCACCGACCGTCCCGGCAGCCGCCGGCGCGGGGCGGGCTGTACCGGTCGGCGTCCTGCGCGCCGCTGCGGCCCAACCAGGTGCGCGGACGCTCGTTCGGCACCACCCGGTTCGGGCGGCGCGGGTTCGACCCGGCCGAGGTAGGCGACTTCCTCGACCGGGTCGCAGGTGACCTGACCAGCCTCTACGCCGCCCTGGAGCAGGTGCGGGAGGAGAACCACCGAATCAAGGAGGCGCTGCGGCAGTGGCAGACCCGCCAGGCCAGCCGCGCCCAGAACCACGCGGGGCGGTGA